From Paenibacillus sp. V4I7, one genomic window encodes:
- a CDS encoding S-layer homology domain-containing protein produces the protein MKNKKLASAIVSSLIITSLAGTPVLAAESVNTTSTSNVKLSFPDVKSDYWGIRHISKLALEGIIEGYEDGAYRAENSVSQQDVLIMATRMMGLQGEVDAMTTATVFPDFMLVDNYARNYVAIALQKGLISNEEEKVRSQSDKSKDKWGQRKATREWVAEVVIRAIGKATTAQSLSTTPTAFKDNNDISSSTLGFVNAAVALKVVDGFEDGTFQPKGAVTRAQMAAFLSRSQKELATLPSRAVKGYMTSLTSGTIGLMDKDGNTSTYKLSPSTVFYGNKNDTAIAAKTLQETFEVSLVQVNGTAYYVEIISDELQLDIHEGKLLKLNMTSLKATLDDFESYDLAPDVAVTDAEGRGLSLASIVNGSTIQLRKSKIVKTDKYTSIIVKQVPVNKTAEGAIQTLNKDAMQITLLDTVSGQPETYGFSSSLIATLPDNSLVDINSLHVGDSVEYTVKNSEVVKIVIKKQADVGVSVEGTLKDLSDDKTYLTITKSAGASLAAYLLADNVQVRINGLTTASIYDLAPGDQLKLDVLNNKVTLITVTNRSIDNLYFAKIDSYNPTSKYLTVTDNTGNPHVYKMTDTVSISYAGTTLPFSSFNSTFTAGKYVDLLVSKNAVTQIKMSSQLDGALTQLNLQTNDITLKTDSGQNLTFKLTYAPQVELANKPNSALSDLKVGDNVSLLLSFDQNIVTKIVTSKTALYKTILSNVNSKQITVTDEANTSYVISLDGVPIVKADQSVGSIADFAIDDYVKLTFKGLAVVKAELISPVRGKVTAVDAASTSLTVQDFSGKSQVINAGSNFGVKLNGGVAWSFTSIKVGDRVQVMKDANDKIMIQVAVGSKREVDNYNNVVNQFYFKATSSGEKTAYSIFPRAYFHKGTDVVSASSFAAGDQVTLYVLDDKIVEIEK, from the coding sequence ATGAAAAACAAGAAATTAGCAAGTGCAATTGTTAGCTCTTTAATTATAACTAGCCTGGCAGGGACGCCAGTTTTGGCAGCAGAGTCAGTAAATACGACATCAACAAGTAATGTAAAGCTTTCTTTCCCTGACGTAAAATCGGACTATTGGGGCATTCGACATATATCCAAACTTGCTTTGGAAGGCATTATTGAAGGCTACGAGGATGGTGCTTACCGGGCAGAGAACTCAGTTTCACAGCAGGATGTCCTAATTATGGCTACTCGTATGATGGGCTTGCAAGGCGAAGTAGATGCAATGACAACAGCAACGGTGTTTCCAGATTTCATGCTGGTTGATAACTATGCGCGTAATTATGTAGCTATTGCTCTCCAGAAAGGCTTAATCTCCAACGAGGAAGAGAAAGTTAGAAGCCAAAGCGATAAGTCCAAAGATAAATGGGGCCAGCGAAAGGCAACAAGGGAATGGGTAGCTGAAGTAGTAATTCGCGCTATCGGGAAGGCAACCACCGCACAAAGCTTATCGACAACACCAACGGCTTTCAAAGATAATAATGACATTAGCAGCTCAACATTGGGTTTTGTTAATGCAGCTGTAGCTTTGAAGGTAGTTGATGGCTTTGAAGATGGCACGTTTCAACCTAAAGGGGCAGTCACGCGTGCGCAAATGGCGGCTTTTTTAAGTCGTTCGCAAAAGGAGCTAGCTACATTGCCTTCACGTGCAGTGAAAGGCTACATGACAAGCTTAACAAGTGGCACAATTGGCCTTATGGATAAAGACGGGAATACGAGTACATATAAACTTTCACCGAGCACGGTGTTCTATGGTAATAAAAATGATACGGCGATAGCTGCAAAAACGCTGCAAGAAACGTTTGAAGTTTCGCTCGTTCAAGTAAATGGAACAGCCTACTATGTTGAAATTATTAGCGATGAGCTTCAACTGGATATTCATGAGGGTAAACTGTTGAAATTGAATATGACTAGCCTTAAGGCAACTTTGGATGACTTTGAGAGCTATGATTTAGCGCCGGATGTCGCTGTAACTGATGCGGAAGGACGTGGCTTGAGCCTAGCTTCTATCGTCAATGGCAGTACGATTCAGTTGCGTAAAAGCAAGATCGTTAAAACCGATAAATATACGTCCATCATTGTTAAGCAGGTACCAGTTAATAAAACAGCAGAAGGCGCGATTCAAACGTTAAATAAAGATGCGATGCAAATTACGCTTCTTGACACCGTATCAGGCCAGCCTGAAACGTATGGTTTCTCTAGCAGTTTGATTGCGACTTTACCAGATAACAGCCTCGTAGATATCAATTCACTTCACGTTGGAGATTCGGTTGAGTATACGGTTAAAAATAGTGAAGTTGTGAAGATTGTAATTAAAAAGCAAGCGGATGTTGGTGTAAGTGTTGAGGGGACACTCAAAGATTTGAGTGATGACAAAACATATTTAACTATCACGAAGTCGGCAGGTGCGTCATTAGCAGCCTATTTATTAGCTGACAATGTTCAGGTACGTATCAATGGTTTAACAACAGCGAGCATTTACGATCTTGCACCTGGAGATCAACTTAAGCTGGATGTACTGAATAACAAGGTTACTTTGATTACGGTAACGAATCGTTCCATTGATAATTTATATTTTGCAAAAATTGATAGCTACAATCCAACATCGAAATACTTAACCGTGACCGATAATACAGGTAATCCGCATGTTTATAAAATGACTGATACTGTTTCTATTTCCTATGCTGGAACAACACTTCCCTTTTCGAGTTTCAACAGTACTTTCACAGCAGGTAAATATGTTGATTTATTAGTTTCGAAAAATGCTGTAACGCAAATTAAAATGTCCTCCCAACTTGATGGGGCATTAACACAATTAAATTTACAAACGAATGATATTACACTGAAAACAGACAGTGGTCAAAACTTGACGTTCAAACTTACCTATGCACCGCAGGTTGAGCTTGCAAATAAACCGAACAGCGCACTTTCTGACTTAAAAGTTGGTGATAATGTGAGTTTATTATTAAGCTTTGATCAGAATATTGTCACGAAAATTGTAACGAGTAAAACGGCACTTTATAAAACAATTTTATCTAATGTGAACAGCAAGCAAATTACTGTGACGGATGAGGCGAACACTTCGTATGTCATTTCCCTAGACGGTGTTCCAATCGTCAAAGCGGATCAAAGTGTAGGTTCTATTGCAGACTTTGCTATTGATGATTATGTGAAGCTGACGTTCAAAGGTCTAGCTGTTGTAAAAGCAGAGCTGATCAGTCCTGTACGCGGCAAAGTTACAGCTGTGGATGCGGCAAGCACAAGCTTAACCGTTCAAGATTTTTCAGGTAAAAGTCAAGTGATTAACGCAGGCAGCAATTTTGGCGTTAAACTTAATGGCGGCGTAGCATGGAGTTTCACTTCCATCAAAGTGGGCGATCGTGTTCAAGTGATGAAAGACGCTAATGATAAAATTATGATACAAGTTGCTGTAGGATCTAAACGGGAAGTGGATAACTACAATAACGTCGTGAACCAATTTTACTTCAAAGCGACAAGCTCCGGAGAAAAAACGGCTTATAGTATTTTCCCAAGAGCCTATTTCCATAAAGGAACAGATGTCGTGTCGGCATCATCCTTTGCAGCTGGAGATCAAGTAACTCTTTATGTGTTAGACGATAAAATTGTTGAGATTGAGAAATAA
- a CDS encoding ABC transporter ATP-binding protein, whose product MEVFRQLKPYFWPEKKLFFGAILCLAVATALGLVYPNLLRYLIDDVITQKQFELVPRLALVVVVVVSMKGMFQFLHGLSGGRLGNRVAYHLRNALYNKLQYLSFQYYDQARTGDLMSRLTADLEAIRQFIGFGFAQLLNVMLMLVFGMGMMFSINWKLALLTMITMPFLAFTAIRFEGKIHPAFRMVRQSLSTMTTAVQENITGVRTVKSFAREPHEVTKFSARNEDYKAMNIETSGIWAKYFPIMEILANLSVVTLLGVGGYMVIENTITLGELVACFSLIWYIIGPMWGLGFHINNFTQTKASGEKILEVLNHYMHVKDQQDAIVLKSEHVKGHVRFDHVTFSYPEKQPALYDFSVDAPPGSVIGLLGSTGSGKTTVISLLMRAYNVKEGKVMLDGQDIRSLQVESYRNQIATVFQETFLFSSSIRNNISYGRKDVTMDDIIRAAKLSKAHDFIMELPEGYDTVVGERGLGLSGGQKQRIAIARALIKDPKILVLDDATSAVDMETEHEIQAGFGEVMKGRTTFIIAHRISSLKHADEIIVLDKGRIVQRGTHQDLLQQEGLYRQTYHIQYADGPQKSAASSQAAATKDTDLDTLNHSPSQERRLAH is encoded by the coding sequence GTGGAAGTGTTCAGGCAACTGAAGCCGTATTTTTGGCCAGAGAAAAAATTATTTTTTGGAGCAATTTTATGTTTAGCGGTGGCAACCGCGCTCGGTCTCGTTTATCCGAATTTACTACGGTATTTAATCGACGACGTGATCACGCAGAAACAATTTGAGCTTGTCCCCAGATTAGCACTTGTAGTCGTAGTGGTCGTTTCAATGAAGGGGATGTTTCAATTTCTTCATGGCTTATCCGGAGGTCGTCTGGGTAACCGCGTCGCGTATCATTTGCGAAATGCGCTGTACAACAAGCTTCAGTACTTATCCTTTCAATATTATGATCAAGCGAGAACTGGGGACTTAATGTCTAGATTGACTGCTGATTTGGAAGCCATTCGACAGTTTATCGGCTTCGGATTTGCTCAGCTCTTAAACGTGATGCTGATGTTGGTTTTTGGCATGGGGATGATGTTCTCGATTAACTGGAAGCTGGCTTTACTTACGATGATTACGATGCCTTTTCTGGCATTTACCGCAATTCGTTTTGAAGGCAAAATTCATCCAGCCTTCCGGATGGTGCGTCAATCCCTCAGCACGATGACCACAGCTGTACAAGAAAACATTACAGGGGTTCGAACGGTGAAATCGTTTGCTCGTGAACCTCATGAAGTAACGAAGTTTTCAGCACGCAATGAGGATTATAAGGCCATGAATATCGAAACCTCAGGGATTTGGGCGAAGTATTTTCCAATCATGGAGATTCTGGCGAATTTAAGTGTCGTCACTTTGCTCGGAGTTGGCGGATACATGGTGATTGAGAATACCATTACACTGGGTGAACTCGTTGCTTGCTTCAGTCTCATCTGGTACATCATTGGACCAATGTGGGGTCTGGGCTTCCATATCAATAACTTTACACAAACCAAAGCTTCTGGCGAGAAAATTTTGGAAGTGTTGAATCATTACATGCATGTGAAAGATCAACAAGATGCGATTGTTTTGAAGAGTGAACATGTAAAAGGTCATGTACGTTTTGATCATGTCACATTTTCATATCCGGAAAAACAGCCTGCCCTTTATGATTTCTCAGTTGATGCTCCTCCTGGCTCTGTTATAGGACTCCTAGGCAGCACAGGCTCGGGTAAAACAACAGTAATTTCCTTGCTAATGAGGGCTTATAACGTTAAAGAAGGCAAGGTTATGTTAGATGGTCAAGATATTCGATCTTTACAAGTAGAAAGCTATCGCAATCAAATCGCTACAGTTTTCCAAGAAACATTCTTGTTTTCCTCTTCAATCCGCAACAATATCTCTTATGGTCGTAAAGATGTGACGATGGATGACATCATTCGGGCAGCTAAGCTGTCCAAAGCGCATGATTTCATTATGGAGCTTCCGGAAGGGTATGACACGGTTGTTGGCGAGCGCGGACTAGGCTTGTCTGGCGGTCAAAAGCAGCGGATTGCCATTGCTCGGGCGCTTATCAAGGATCCTAAAATTCTCGTTCTGGACGACGCGACAAGCGCGGTTGATATGGAAACGGAACATGAGATTCAAGCAGGCTTCGGCGAGGTTATGAAAGGACGTACAACATTTATCATTGCTCATCGGATTTCTTCCTTGAAGCATGCGGATGAAATTATTGTTCTGGATAAAGGTCGGATTGTGCAAAGAGGCACACATCAGGACCTGCTGCAGCAGGAAGGTCTTTACCGTCAAACCTATCATATTCAGTATGCGGATGGACCTCAGAAATCGGCTGCAAGCAGCCAAGCTGCGGCAACAAAGGATACGGATTTGGATACGTTAAACCATTCTCCATCGCAAGAAAGAAGGTTAGCACATTGA
- a CDS encoding dynamin family protein, with amino-acid sequence MTQMVDISISVMPDAIKNMQVKLQTKGDYDNASKLGQLLDKIDAGRMNIAFCGHFSAGKSTLINQLCGHALLPSSPIPTSANIVSIRNGSPGAHVTHRLKDGTSNNPGKPKTIALEELEAYCVNGTDIETVEITYPIPFLGSQTGLLDTPGIDSTDDAHHQSTESALHLADVVFYVMDYNHVQSEVNLAFTKKMKEWGKPLYLVVNMIDKHKEWELPFAQYQEGTKQAFLSWGIEPDDLLFVTMKEPNHPHNEYAKLQWLLSRLVERGDDLRSFSIDASARYLAAEHGKWLADQHEPQKAELMEQISQDGDVQEVQAQAAAKQEELAAVKGRPEALTAALRKEVGMIIENANITPALTRDQAHAYLESRKPGFKVGFFSRAAQTALETEKRLGTFQADLAEQVEAQLDWHLRDALKRAAQEQGQHDPVLTAQIEALKVDVTIHWLAAQVNAGATFGGEYTLNYMKQVSSDIKQQYRKQAFAVIDLLAAAVREGGAQLVDTLAVELEALGVRLSACRELQRLEEAEAEAEAQLLRMVSWPRPPAPALPAAQQYTGMEETAAAPLSGGLHVTSMGTILQAAATTDDAAAGITAASSVEAAAVPTVFTSGEHGKRMERKAADLQAASSLIEGLPSMRSIARSMREKSERLRQRTFTIALFGAFSAGKSSFANALIGERVLPVSPNPTTAAINKIMPPQEGWPHGTAKVKMKKKDAILQDVLYSLDILGVQAIDMLSALKRISALSPADVTAKGKPHYSFLKAVEKGWALAQDHLGTELKITKDEFPSYVADESKSCFVEFIELYYSNPLTEQGIIFVDTPGADSINARHTGVAFNYIKNADAILFVTYYNHAFSQADREFLLQLGRVKDSFEMDKMFFIVNAADLAASSEELNGVIKHVETNLLQHGIRNPRIYPISSYLAAEGKITGNEALVTQSGIQPFEQEFVKFTFNELSDVAIHAANLELNRAIATMQQWLERAHSGEEERKLQLTKLGQAENAGTELLANTLYDAELKELKKEIQELLYYVKQRTMYRFGELYNYAFNPSTFRDDTRDPKQALQSAWGELLRMIGYDLSQEVLATTLRVENRMNLISSSRVKRWEVQLGELMEGFESGTYESSKFVTPEITSKLEVPDVSLKLLHSHFKNTKQFFEGDGKSKLRADLENRMNTPVAEFIEQQTMELEQAYANQLENWLATQKNLMLQQLNEHAEGLRDALEMKIDLNELISKQHQLKAFV; translated from the coding sequence ATGACGCAAATGGTGGATATAAGCATCTCGGTTATGCCGGATGCGATTAAGAACATGCAGGTTAAACTGCAAACAAAAGGGGATTACGACAACGCAAGTAAGCTAGGTCAGCTGCTTGATAAAATAGACGCTGGACGGATGAATATAGCGTTCTGCGGTCATTTCTCAGCGGGAAAATCGACCCTAATTAATCAGCTTTGTGGGCACGCCTTGCTGCCGTCCAGCCCGATTCCAACAAGTGCAAACATCGTGAGTATTCGTAATGGATCACCGGGTGCTCATGTTACGCATCGCTTGAAGGATGGTACATCAAACAATCCGGGCAAACCGAAAACAATTGCGCTTGAAGAATTAGAAGCGTATTGCGTCAATGGTACCGATATTGAAACGGTAGAGATTACGTATCCGATTCCGTTTCTGGGTAGTCAAACGGGACTGCTTGATACGCCTGGTATTGATTCTACAGATGATGCTCATCATCAATCTACGGAGTCGGCTTTACATCTAGCCGATGTAGTTTTCTATGTCATGGATTACAACCATGTTCAATCCGAAGTCAATCTCGCGTTCACGAAGAAGATGAAGGAGTGGGGAAAGCCGCTCTACTTGGTTGTAAATATGATTGATAAGCACAAAGAGTGGGAGCTTCCTTTTGCACAGTATCAGGAGGGGACGAAGCAAGCTTTTCTAAGCTGGGGCATCGAGCCGGATGATTTGCTGTTCGTGACCATGAAGGAGCCGAACCATCCGCATAATGAGTATGCGAAGCTGCAATGGCTCCTAAGTCGTTTGGTTGAGCGCGGTGATGATCTGCGAAGCTTCAGCATCGACGCATCCGCGCGTTATCTTGCAGCAGAGCACGGCAAGTGGTTGGCTGATCAGCATGAGCCGCAGAAAGCGGAGCTTATGGAGCAAATCAGCCAGGACGGTGACGTGCAGGAGGTTCAGGCGCAAGCTGCTGCGAAGCAGGAAGAGCTTGCGGCAGTGAAGGGACGGCCGGAAGCGTTAACGGCGGCCCTCCGTAAGGAAGTTGGCATGATCATCGAGAATGCCAATATAACACCAGCCTTGACCAGGGATCAGGCTCATGCATATTTGGAGAGCCGTAAGCCTGGGTTCAAGGTAGGCTTTTTCTCCAGAGCTGCGCAAACAGCTCTGGAAACGGAGAAACGTCTTGGGACGTTTCAGGCGGATTTGGCTGAGCAGGTAGAAGCGCAGCTGGATTGGCATCTGAGGGATGCTTTGAAGAGGGCTGCGCAGGAGCAAGGGCAGCATGATCCTGTCCTTACAGCGCAAATCGAAGCGCTGAAGGTTGACGTGACGATACATTGGCTTGCAGCACAAGTGAATGCTGGCGCAACCTTTGGCGGCGAATATACACTCAACTACATGAAGCAGGTATCCTCTGATATTAAACAGCAGTACCGCAAACAGGCGTTTGCGGTGATTGATCTGCTCGCGGCTGCAGTCCGCGAAGGGGGCGCGCAATTGGTTGATACGCTTGCGGTAGAGCTGGAAGCGCTGGGCGTACGCCTCAGCGCTTGCAGGGAACTGCAGCGCCTCGAGGAAGCCGAGGCGGAGGCAGAGGCCCAGCTGCTGCGCATGGTCAGCTGGCCTAGACCACCTGCGCCGGCGCTGCCGGCTGCGCAGCAGTACACGGGCATGGAGGAGACGGCAGCAGCCCCGCTGAGCGGGGGACTGCACGTGACCTCCATGGGCACGATCCTACAGGCCGCTGCCACGACTGATGACGCGGCCGCAGGCATTACAGCTGCGTCATCAGTGGAGGCAGCTGCAGTGCCTACCGTGTTCACCTCGGGTGAACACGGTAAGCGCATGGAGCGCAAGGCCGCCGATTTGCAGGCGGCCTCAAGCCTCATCGAGGGCCTGCCGTCGATGAGGTCGATCGCGCGCTCCATGCGCGAGAAATCGGAACGTCTGCGGCAGCGGACGTTCACGATCGCCCTGTTCGGCGCTTTCAGCGCCGGCAAATCCTCTTTCGCCAATGCGTTGATTGGGGAAAGAGTGCTGCCGGTCTCGCCGAACCCAACGACGGCGGCTATCAACAAGATCATGCCGCCGCAGGAAGGTTGGCCGCATGGCACAGCCAAGGTCAAGATGAAGAAGAAGGACGCGATTCTGCAGGACGTTCTCTATTCATTGGACATACTGGGCGTGCAGGCGATTGACATGCTATCTGCCCTAAAACGCATAAGCGCACTTTCTCCTGCGGACGTTACGGCCAAAGGGAAGCCGCATTATTCCTTCCTGAAGGCAGTGGAGAAAGGTTGGGCACTAGCCCAAGATCATTTAGGCACCGAACTCAAAATCACCAAAGACGAGTTCCCAAGCTATGTTGCAGACGAATCCAAGTCCTGTTTTGTTGAATTTATCGAATTATATTATTCCAATCCTTTGACGGAACAAGGCATTATATTCGTTGATACGCCAGGAGCCGATTCCATTAATGCCCGCCATACTGGCGTAGCTTTTAACTATATTAAAAATGCGGATGCTATTCTTTTCGTTACTTATTACAATCATGCTTTCTCGCAGGCCGACCGTGAATTTCTTTTGCAGCTAGGTCGTGTGAAGGATAGCTTTGAGATGGATAAAATGTTTTTCATCGTCAATGCGGCTGATCTTGCCGCTAGCTCGGAAGAATTAAATGGCGTAATAAAACATGTGGAAACGAATTTACTGCAGCACGGCATCCGAAATCCGCGTATTTATCCAATATCCAGTTATTTGGCTGCAGAGGGCAAAATAACAGGGAACGAAGCGCTGGTTACCCAATCTGGCATTCAGCCATTTGAGCAAGAATTCGTGAAGTTTACGTTCAATGAGCTTAGCGATGTTGCTATTCATGCTGCTAATTTGGAGCTGAATCGCGCGATTGCGACCATGCAGCAATGGCTGGAGCGTGCGCATTCGGGGGAGGAAGAACGGAAGCTTCAGTTAACCAAGCTCGGTCAAGCGGAGAATGCCGGAACAGAGCTTCTGGCAAATACCCTGTATGACGCGGAGCTCAAAGAATTAAAGAAAGAAATTCAGGAGCTTTTGTACTACGTCAAGCAGCGCACGATGTACCGCTTCGGTGAATTATACAATTACGCGTTTAACCCTTCGACCTTCCGGGATGATACTAGAGATCCGAAGCAAGCTCTGCAATCTGCATGGGGTGAGCTGCTGCGAATGATTGGCTACGATTTATCCCAAGAGGTGTTGGCTACAACGCTCCGGGTTGAAAATCGCATGAATCTGATTAGCAGCAGCCGTGTAAAACGGTGGGAAGTGCAGCTTGGTGAGTTGATGGAAGGATTCGAAAGTGGAACGTATGAATCAAGTAAGTTCGTAACACCTGAAATTACGTCTAAACTAGAAGTTCCTGATGTAAGCTTGAAGCTGCTCCATAGTCATTTCAAAAATACGAAGCAATTTTTCGAAGGCGATGGCAAAAGCAAGCTCAGAGCAGATTTAGAAAATCGGATGAATACGCCGGTTGCAGAATTTATCGAGCAGCAAACAATGGAGCTTGAACAAGCTTATGCGAATCAGTTGGAAAATTGGCTTGCAACACAGAAAAATCTGATGCTGCAACAGCTGAATGAACATGCAGAAGGGCTTCGCGATGCTCTTGAAATGAAGATTGATTTGAACGAACTTATATCCAAACAGCATCAATTAAAGGCTTTTGTTTAA
- a CDS encoding ABC transporter ATP-binding protein, with amino-acid sequence MSTNSAQTEASAKREDSQAGQRFVYQDDELIEKPFDWGQLKRLFSYMKPYKKQMLPIIIIMMLVGAITKLTIPLLIREAIDNSIIPKDKNLLFLIVGIMLAVYVIQWLANTFRIKYTNMIGQRVIYDLRHDLFSHIQKLSFRFFDTRPAGSVLVRVTNYVNSLQDLFTNGVVNLLIDVVQLCGIIIILLTFNFKLGAAIIVTVPIMFLISTQLRKKIRRAWQDVTMKQSRLNAHLNECIQGIKVTQAYTQEKENIQFFTKMNMVNRLSWNRASMLNQSFGPLIEITGAVGYCILFWLGAHLIQTEEISVGLLVAFATYIGYFWEPITRLGQMYSQLLIAMASAERIFEFIDEEPTVAEIEGAKALSSIQGNVKFENLVFEYEPGRPALNGINLDVQAGQSIALVGHTGSGKSTIMNLLCRFYDPNEGKILIDGQDIRHVTIQSLRSQIGVVLQDTFIFSGTIRENIRFGRLDATNEEIELVAKAVHAHDFIMSLPAGYDTEVQERGNVLSMGQRQLISFARALLANPRVLILDEATASIDTDTELKIQEALKTLLAGRTSFIVAHRLSTIRNADKIVVLDHGRMMEIGNHEELMKEQKIYFGLIQAQYKFLQDAV; translated from the coding sequence TTGAGTACTAATTCGGCGCAAACCGAGGCATCTGCCAAAAGAGAAGATTCCCAAGCGGGGCAACGATTCGTATATCAAGATGATGAACTGATTGAAAAGCCTTTTGATTGGGGTCAGTTAAAACGTTTATTTAGTTATATGAAGCCTTATAAAAAACAAATGCTGCCTATTATCATTATTATGATGTTGGTAGGAGCAATTACGAAGCTGACCATACCACTGCTCATTCGTGAAGCCATTGATAATTCCATCATTCCGAAGGATAAGAATCTACTTTTTCTAATCGTTGGGATCATGCTTGCCGTATATGTCATTCAATGGCTAGCCAATACATTCCGCATTAAATATACGAATATGATTGGTCAGCGCGTCATCTACGATCTACGCCATGATTTATTCAGTCATATTCAAAAGCTGTCGTTTCGGTTTTTCGATACACGTCCGGCAGGCTCGGTGCTCGTTCGAGTAACGAACTATGTGAATTCGTTGCAAGATTTGTTCACGAATGGTGTAGTTAACTTATTAATTGATGTTGTACAGCTTTGTGGCATTATTATTATTTTATTGACGTTTAATTTCAAACTAGGTGCAGCGATAATCGTGACGGTTCCGATTATGTTCCTCATATCGACTCAGCTTCGGAAAAAGATTCGTCGTGCCTGGCAGGATGTGACGATGAAGCAATCCCGTCTGAATGCGCATTTAAATGAATGTATACAAGGCATCAAAGTTACACAAGCCTATACACAAGAAAAAGAAAATATTCAATTTTTTACGAAAATGAATATGGTCAATCGTTTGTCTTGGAACCGAGCTTCGATGCTCAATCAATCGTTTGGTCCTCTCATTGAAATTACGGGAGCTGTTGGCTATTGTATTCTGTTTTGGCTAGGTGCTCATTTAATTCAAACGGAAGAAATATCGGTCGGTTTGTTAGTTGCATTCGCTACTTACATAGGCTATTTCTGGGAACCAATTACGCGGTTAGGACAAATGTATTCCCAACTGCTCATTGCAATGGCTTCAGCGGAGCGGATCTTCGAGTTTATTGATGAGGAACCAACTGTAGCTGAGATCGAGGGTGCTAAAGCTCTATCAAGTATCCAAGGGAATGTGAAGTTTGAGAATCTTGTATTTGAATATGAGCCTGGTAGACCAGCACTCAACGGCATTAATCTGGATGTACAGGCTGGTCAATCCATCGCGCTGGTTGGTCATACAGGATCGGGTAAAAGTACGATTATGAATTTATTATGCCGTTTCTATGACCCAAATGAAGGCAAAATACTTATCGATGGCCAGGATATTCGTCATGTAACCATCCAAAGCTTGCGTTCTCAGATCGGAGTCGTGCTTCAAGATACGTTTATTTTCTCTGGCACGATTCGGGAAAATATCCGCTTCGGTCGTCTAGATGCTACGAATGAAGAGATTGAGCTTGTAGCCAAGGCTGTTCATGCACACGATTTTATCATGAGTTTGCCAGCAGGCTATGATACAGAGGTTCAAGAGCGCGGTAACGTACTCTCGATGGGTCAGCGTCAGTTGATTTCCTTTGCAAGAGCACTACTTGCGAACCCGCGTGTTCTTATCTTGGATGAAGCAACGGCTAGTATTGATACGGATACAGAGCTCAAAATTCAGGAAGCTCTCAAAACGCTGCTTGCTGGTCGAACCTCCTTCATCGTCGCGCACAGACTTTCTACGATTCGGAATGCTGATAAAATCGTAGTGCTCGATCATGGGCGTATGATGGAGATCGGTAATCATGAGGAACTCATGAAAGAACAAAAGATTTACTTTGGACTTATTCAAGCCCAATACAAATTTTTACAGGATGCGGTTTAG
- the nth gene encoding endonuclease III codes for MTQKLVRHILDTIGELFPDAHCELRHSNPFELTIAVLLSAQCTDETVNKVTLDLFQKYKRPEDYLAVPLTELEQDIRRIGLFRNKASNIQKLCQLLLDKFEGEIPEKYEHLIELPGVGRKTANVVVSNAFGVPAIAVDTHVERVSKRLGLVGWDDSVLEVERKLMKKVPREEWTQTHHRLIFFGRYHCKAQNPQCTICPLLDNCREGKKRMKPSATRKTITNK; via the coding sequence ATGACACAGAAGTTAGTAAGGCATATTTTGGATACAATCGGTGAGCTCTTTCCGGATGCACATTGCGAGCTGCGCCACAGTAATCCGTTTGAATTAACGATTGCTGTATTATTATCGGCTCAATGCACCGATGAAACCGTGAATAAGGTGACATTGGATTTATTTCAGAAATATAAGCGTCCTGAAGATTACTTGGCCGTTCCACTTACAGAACTGGAGCAAGACATTCGACGGATTGGATTATTTCGAAATAAAGCAAGCAATATTCAAAAGTTGTGTCAATTGCTGCTGGACAAGTTTGAAGGCGAAATTCCAGAGAAGTACGAACACTTGATCGAACTGCCCGGCGTAGGCCGTAAAACAGCAAATGTCGTCGTATCGAACGCTTTCGGGGTACCTGCTATTGCGGTAGACACCCATGTTGAGCGAGTCTCCAAAAGACTAGGATTAGTTGGCTGGGACGATTCGGTACTTGAAGTTGAAAGGAAGCTGATGAAGAAGGTTCCGCGCGAAGAGTGGACACAAACGCATCATCGACTTATATTCTTCGGTCGGTATCACTGCAAAGCTCAGAACCCGCAATGTACGATATGTCCATTGCTGGACAATTGTCGTGAGGGTAAGAAACGTATGAAACCAAGTGCAACTAGGAAAACTATTACAAACAAATGA